The Toxoplasma gondii ME49 chromosome XII, whole genome shotgun sequence genome includes a region encoding these proteins:
- a CDS encoding hypothetical protein (encoded by transcript TGME49_300370~Signal peptide predicted by SignalP 2.0 HMM (probability 0.995) with cleavage site probability 0.763 at residue 21), giving the protein MPRLYSFVVACWLAQSSRSVAHPVDDIEPEAEPPAVVYETSDPHDTATGSIEAILKQQVQDNVAASNPDFSLSSGGTTPYTGNAAAAADEALKQILTANEQKKARVAEERDHIDEERSRHSRRMMELEDKLRQSLDKLQGRENNIYASEHKLESQLEKGEKEMKNLNHRAAEGCFLHKRIHTSIIEGEGKLKSKYHGRIHPHRHEFAK; this is encoded by the exons ATGCCGCGGCTCTATTCGTTCGTCGTCGCATGCTGGCTGGCACAAAGTTCGCGTTCGGTGGCCCACCCAGTCGATGATATTGAGCCAGAAGCTGAGCCTCCTGCTGTGGTTTATGAGACCTCGGATCCCCACGA CACAGCGACAGGCTCGATCGAGGCAATTCTGAAGCAGCAAGTACAGGATAATGTGGCAGCAAGCAACCCAGATTTCTCACTATCCTCAGGGGGCACAACCCCTTACACGGGCaatgcagcagctgctgccgatGAGGCTCTGAAGCAAATACTGACAGCAAatgaacagaagaaagctcGTGTTGCTGAAGAACGCGACCACATCGACGAGGAGCGTAGTCGCCATTCACGTCGTATGATGGAGTTGGAGGACAAACTCCGCCAAAGCCTAGACAAGCtgcaaggaagagagaataACATCTATGCGTCAGAGCATAAGCTCGAATCACAGCTGGAGAAGGGTGAAAAAGAAATGAAAAATCTCAATCACAGAGCAGCGGAAGGATGTTTCCTCCACAAGAGAATACACACAAGTATCatcgagggagaagggaagctGAAGTCGAAGTACCATGGTCGAATTCACCCTCATCGGCATGAATTTGCGAAATAG